The proteins below come from a single Benincasa hispida cultivar B227 chromosome 4, ASM972705v1, whole genome shotgun sequence genomic window:
- the LOC120075711 gene encoding DEAD-box ATP-dependent RNA helicase 15, producing the protein MGETRDNEYEEELLDYEEEEEKAPDSVGAKVNGEAGKKGYVGIHSSGFRDFLLKPELLRAIVDSGFEHPSEVQHECIPQAILGMDVICQAKSGMGKTAVFVLSTLQQIDPVAGQVSALVLCHTRELAYQICHEFERFSTYLPDLKVAVFYGGVNIKIHKDLLKNECPHIVVGTPGRILALSRDKDLSLKNVRHFILDECDKMLESLDMRRDVQEIFKMTPHDKQVMMFSATLSKEIRPVCKKFMQDPMEIYVDDEAKLTLHGLVQHYIKLSEMEKNRKLNDLLDALDFNQVVIFVKSVNRAAELDKLLVECNFPSICIHSGMSQEERLTRYKGFKEGHKRILVATDLVGRGIDIERVNIVINYDMPDSADTYLHRVGRAGRFGTKGLAITFVSSAADSDVLNNVQERFEVDIKELPEQIDTSTYMPS; encoded by the exons ATGGGAGAAACAAGGGACAACGAATACGAGGAAGAGCTCCTCGACTacgaagaagaggaagagaaggcCCCCGATTCCGTTGGAGCTAAAGTCAACGGTGAAGCTGGAAAGAA GGGTTATGTTGGAATTCATAGTTCGGGATTCAGAGACTTCCTATTGAAGCCAGAGCTTCTCCGTGCTATTGTTGACTCTGGATTTGAGCACCCATCTGAAG TTCAACATGAATGTATTCCCCAAGCTATCCTCGGCATGGATGTTATTTGTCAAGCTAAATCTGGTATGGGTAAAACTGCTGTTTTTGTTCTGTCAACACTGCAGCAGATTGACCCTGTTGCTGGTCAAGTTTCTGCCCTAGTTCTGTGCCATACTAGGGAGCTTGCATACCAG ATCTGTCATGAGTTCGAAAGGTTCAGCACTTATCTTCCGGATCTGAAGGTTGCTGTCTTctatggtggagtgaatattaaaattcacaaagaTCTTCTGAAAAATGAATGTCCTCATATTGTTGTTGGAACACCCGGAAGGATACTGGCATTGTCAAGAGATAAAGACCTATCCCTGAAGAACGTCCGGCATTTTATCTTGGATGAGTGTGATAAGATGCTTGAGTCACTtg ATATGCGGAGGGATGTACAGGAGATTTTCAAGATGACTCCTCACGACAAACAAGTTATGATGTTTTCTGCAACACTCAGCAAAGAAATCCGCCCAGTTTGCAAGAAGTTTATGCAAGAT CCAATGGAAATATATGTAGACGACGAGGCAAAACTGACATTGCATGGTCTTGTCCAG CACTACATCAAATTGAGCGAGATGGAGAAGAATCGAAAGTTGAATGACCTCCTTGATGCATTGGACTTCAATCAAGTGGTTATTTTTGTTAAAAGTGTTAATAGGGCAGCTGAGCTGGATAAGTTGTTGGTGGAGTGTAATTTTCCCTCGATATGCATCCACTCTGGCATGTCTCAGGAAGAGAG GTTGACTCGATACAAGGGTTTTAAGGAAGGACATAAGCGGATTCTTGTGGCTACAGATTTGGTTGGTCGTGGAATTGACATTGAACGTGTGAACATTGTTATCAATTATGATATGCCAGATTCTGCTGATACTTATCTGCACAGG GTTGGCAGAGCTGGTAGATTTGGCACCAAAGGGCTTGCTATTACTTTCGTATCATCTGCAGCTGATTCTGATGTCCTCAATAAT GTTCAAGAAAGGTTTGAAGTCGATATTAAGGAGCTTCCAGAGCAGATTGAtacatccacataca TGCCATCATAG
- the LOC120076596 gene encoding uncharacterized protein LOC120076596 yields MTSISLQELHLYHSIDREIFSRLLIKLSRDPAQSLLIISLWLWLEEQGFTNFIFRIMPLSDPLLNFLANEAVFCLSCLDSNNHATGPHPTVLPATSTAAGREIPVEMFIQNRFRAISGVKYFLTHVCARIFTDILEIVLGRTNSQSNEALVIHGFPHPIFGSITIIPKSLDQNFPTGGLWGWPSADGGMSEDDRTLFLTFSRGFPVTAEEVKGLFAEAFGDCVESIQMEEVPAGEQPLYARMMMNSVVAVDQILDGKRIAKFRINGKHIWARKYERRSELLI; encoded by the coding sequence ATGACCTCCATAAGCTTACAAGAGCTCCATCTTTACCACTCCATTGACAGAGAAATCTTCTCCCGTTTGCTCATCAAGCTCTCTCGAGACCCCGCTCAGTCCCTCCTAATCATCTCTCTTTGGCTATGGCTCGAAGAACAGGGCTTCACCAATTTCATTTTCAGAATCATGCCTCTCTCCGaccctttattgaattttctagCCAATGAAGCTGTTTTCTGTCTCAGCTGCTTAGATTCCAACAATCACGCCACCGGGCCCCACCCCACCGTACTTCCTGCCACCTCGACGGCGGCCGGAAGAGAAATTCCGGTTGAGATGTTCATCCAAAACCGTTTCAGGGCAATCAGTGGGGTGAAGTACTTTCTCACTCATGTTTGTGCTCGGATTTTCACAGACATTTTGGAGATTGTTTTGGGTAGAACTAATTCTCAATCGAATGAGGCTTTAGTGATTCATGGGTTCCCACATCCGATCTTTGGTTCGATCACAATTATCCCCAAATCCTTGGACCAAAATTTTCCGACCGGCGGGCTGTGGGGGTGGCCGTCCGCAGACGGCGGAATGTCGGAAGACGATCGGACTCTGTTTCTTACATTTTCACGAGGTTTTCCGGTGACGGCGGAGGAAGTGAAGGGGCTTTTTGCAGAGGCATTTGGAGACTGTGTTGAGAGTATTCAAATGGAGGAAGTTCCGGCCGGCGAGCAGCCGCTGTATGCTCGAATGATGATGAATTCGGTGGTCGCCGTCGATCAGATTCTCGACGGGAAACGAATTGCTAAGTTTCGTATTAATGGGAAACACATTTGGGCTCGAAAGTATGAGCGGAGATCGGAGTTATTGATATGA